The Euphorbia lathyris chromosome 3, ddEupLath1.1, whole genome shotgun sequence genome contains a region encoding:
- the LOC136223550 gene encoding 17.4 kDa class III heat shock protein, translating into MNRVGGDMNMFDAMSHLFSIPESLEKLMTHSPANENRGSIPVDILETEKEYIFYIDVPGLSKSDIQVSVEDERTLVIKSGGKRKREDDGEEEKGCKYIRLERRRSQKVMRKFRLPENANVAAISAKCENGVLSVVVEKYPPPPKPKKVEVAVS; encoded by the coding sequence ATGAACAGAGTAGGAGGAGATATGAACATGTTCGATGCAATGAGCCATTTATTCAGCATCCCAGAAAGTCTAGAAAAGTTGATGACCCATTCTCCGGCGAACGAGAACAGGGGAAGCATTCCGGTGGACATTTTAGAGACCGAAAAAGAATACATATTCTACATAGACGTGCCTGGTTTATCCAAATCTGATATTCAGGTGAGTGTGGAAGATGAGAGGACACTGGTGATAAAGAGCGGAGGGAAGAGGAAAAGGGAAGATGAtggggaagaagaaaaagggtgTAAGTATATAAGGCTTGAGAGGAGGAGGAGTCAGAAAGTGATGAGGAAATTCAGGTTGCCTGAAAATGCAAATGTAGCTGCGATTTCTGCTAAATGTGAAAATGGGGTTTTGAGTGTTGTTGTTGAGAAGTATCCTCCTCCACCTAAGCCTAAAAAGGTGGAGGTTGCTGTGTCTTAA